From Nicotiana tabacum cultivar K326 chromosome 22, ASM71507v2, whole genome shotgun sequence, one genomic window encodes:
- the LOC142175861 gene encoding uncharacterized protein LOC142175861 — protein MGFSEHFINMVWNLMSNNWYSVLVNGQSSGFFKSTRGVKQGDLLSLALFILSAECWGNYEKISGQMINKDKSSYYMHSKVANGLFQAVGAITGFARAKFPFTYIGCPIFYTRRRKDYYEDLIKKVKAKLHSWKGKLLSFGGKATLISSVL, from the exons ATGGGATTTTCTGAGCACTTCATCAACATGGTGTGGAACTTGATGTCAAATAACTGGTATTCAGTATTGGTGAATGGGCAGTCCTCAGGGTTCTTTAAGTCTACAAGGGGTGTGAAACAAGGGGATCTCCTATCTCTAGCATTGTTCATTCTGTCAGCTGAG TGTTGGGGGAACTATGAGAAGATATCAGGTCAGATGATCaacaaagataagagttcatactaCATGCATTCAAAGGTTGCTAATGGATTATTTCAGGCAGTTGGAGCTATTACAGGATTTGCAAGAGCTAAATTCCCCTTCACATATATAGGGTGTCCTATTTTTTACACTAGAAGGAGGAAGGACTATTATGAGGAtcttatcaagaaggtgaaggctaAATTGCATTCATGGAAAGGAAAACTGTTGTCATTTGGAGGAAAGGCAACACTCATCTCTAGTGTGTTGTAA
- the LOC107798896 gene encoding uncharacterized protein LOC107798896: MAFVYAKCSAMKRLELWDHLYYLASDMELSWLVGGDFNVVLHEDEKIGRLPVHPTEYEDFAFCVNSCGLLKKGYKGSPFTWWNGRSNVECIFKRLNRTFVNFPFQNMLPTIEVEHQIRIGSDHAPLLMTCGVQTTNFAKPFRLLNFWTKHTTFMDVVRQNWEADFIGDPFLMFKKNIKRVKEMFFEEEPITENRIVLQKAQSELTKYLSIEEQYWKQKAQMTWFAEGDRNTSFFHNHVNGKRKKLQLKRIKSGSGGMD; this comes from the exons ATGgcatttgtttatgcaaaatgttcaGCAATGAAGAGGTTGGAATTGTGGGATCACTTGTATTACTTAGCAAGTGATATGGAATTATCATGGTtggtaggaggggatttcaatgtggTATTGCATGAAGATGAGAAAATAGGGAGACTTCCAGTACACCCTACTGAATATGAGGATTTTGCATTTTGTGTAAACTCTTGTGGTTTGCTTAAGAAAGGGTACAAAGGAAGTccatttacatggtggaatgggagatcCAATGTTGAGtgtatattcaagagattgaatAGGACTTTTGTGAATTTTCCATTTCAGAACATGTTGCCAACTATTGAAGTTGAGCATCAAATCAGAATTGGATCAGATCATGCACCATTGCTAATGACATGTGGGGTGCAGACAACCAATTTTGCCAAGCCTTTCAGGTTATTGAACTTTTGGACAAAGCATACTACATTTATGGATGTGGTGAGGCAGAATTGGGAAGCTGATTTCATAGGGGATCCGTTTTTGATGTTCAAGAAGAATATCAAGAGG GTGAAGGAGATGTTTTTTGAAGAAGAGCCTATAACTGAGAATAGGATTGTGCTTCAAAAGGCTCAATCTGAATTAACGAAATACTTGAGTATTGAGGAGCAGTATTGGAAGCAAAAAGCTCAGATGACTTGGTTTGCTGAAGGAGATAGGAATACAAGTTTCTTTCACAATCATGTCAATGGCAAAAGAAAGAAATTGCAACTGAAGAGGATCAAAAGTGGTAGTGGGGGTATGGATTGA